The stretch of DNA CAGCAGTGtcccaggagagagacgcgcgaagaaTCCCTGCTGGATTGGTGACATTTAGCCGGTTATATACATCTTCCAAGATATGTTTGTTGCAGGCGGTCAGTTTCTTGGTTTCGGCTGCAGTCGAATCCTGGCTATTCCACGGTTCTGAGtgacaaagaaaaagagcacATGCATCTCCGCAGCCTCGCGGTACTGAAAGTGACACAGAGCCGCACCTGCTGGTATCCTCTCTCTATGGTccgtctcgtttcccgtGCCTACGTCTTTCTCAGGCACGCCGAATCAAAACAGCGCCTCTCAGCCCCAAACGTGAAGGCTCATTCCACCGAGTGTACTCGCTGTCGTTGCACCAAGCTAACTGTTTTCCTTGTCACTGTTCGATTCGTGTGTGCTGTTGGGCGCGCGCCGGCCAGGCGAACGAAAATATGGAGAAGatgtgtttctttttcgatGGACCCTTTTCCCAGTTTCTTCGCCGGTCCAGGACGCACAGCGACTGAGGGGGGTGCTCACCAGGAAAGCGGATCGGATGGCTTTGAAAAGAAAATCGCCTGGCGCTCGTGGACCGTCCACGGCGATGTCTTTTCAGCTGCACACTGGCCGGTTttcttgcatgcgtttgctTGTCTTGGGCTCCCTCAATCCGCAGCCAGACGCTCCCTCTGAGAGCTTCCGCCTCCTTTTTTTAGCGGATAATCCGCAAGCattttctgcgtttcccctGTGTTTTTTCCATTTGCTGTCCTCGGTCTCCTCTCAAGGGGGCGATGCCCAGAGAGGTACATGCGTGCATGCCATGGTCCTCTCGGCCTCCCGTCAttttctgtcctttttccTCCAGCATCTTGCCTCGTTTAAAGCGgttttttctttgcctcAAAAAACAACAGGCAGTGCACGCCCGgtgaaggaaaacgagaaatgCGGCGGAACCGAAGATTCCATTCGGTCCCGTGCCTCTCCCTGGGCGACAACGGCCGCCGTCCGGAGcacgcctctcccttttcgcaGCTGAACGGCGTCTTTGCCTAGGTTCACCCACCGGCCTTTCGCACTCCCCAACTGCAAAAGTATGTTTCCTAGCCAGTGAGTTTTTCCGACTGGTGTCACTGCTTCTGCGCGGACGGCTCAGACAGCGTTCTGGGCAAATTTCCCCTGGGCGTGAGGGCCCTGTGCCCGAGAATTGATAAAATCCAACTTTCTTCTTGCCACTATATCCAAGTTACCGACGCGGCAGATATCCTTTGTCAAAGTCGTCCTCAGCGATACGTttgggagagaggcggtcTTCCTCTATCTCCCTGTTaatctcgctgtctctcggtctgctgtctccctctcccctgAACCCTGGCACGTtactgtttctctctcgcccctccacTGCGTTtggttcccttttcttccgtctcgtcttccatGTCCTTCGATTTCTTCGGCTTCACGAGTGTCTCTgccccgtgtctcctcgctttttcccatCTCCATTCCCTCTTCTTGCGGCCTTCTGTGCCTTGTCCTCTGGACACCCCCTCTCGCCGGCCGGGGGCCTGCACTGCCTcagcctccttctcctctttgcaTTTTTCGCGACTTCCTTTCGCATGCACGCGAGTTCGAACATGATGGATGCCGCGGAAGGCTCTCCGGGGCTGGGCAGAGCCGCAGGCTTCGCCGCTGTGCGCTtgcgacagcagagacgacaAATGGAACTGTTGACGGAGATGACGAAAAACCTGTgtgaagaaacaaaaaaggTACCCCTCTTCTCTACCCCCTACAGGGCCCTACGCTTCTGCTCCTACAttcacatatgtatacacatgtatacatctCTAAAACGTGTATAGCActtttgtatatatatatatatatatacatatgcatctgtttgcatatatatatatatatatatatatatatatatgtatgtatatataagtatgtttgtatatatagatctatatgcatatacattCGTATATTCGTGTCTATCCAGAGACAAACGTGTACAGGTATCCATCTGCATGTATCTCTTCATAGATGTAACGTTATGTGTGTCTGAGAACGTGTGGTCCTTCCTTCAGCGTCACTCTGTATAGTCAGCAGCTGGAAACGCTCAAGTGGCTGTACACCGCGTTGAAATctgctctctgcatgcgtctccggGCGTAGTGCCGCGTTCGGAGGTTTGCCGCGTTCTGcatttcccgtcttttcttttttttcgggCGCCCCAGGCCAATGCTCAGCCAGTTGCCGCCCCTTCGGCTCCGGAgttgcttcgccttcgctgtgAGAACGAGGAGCTGCGCATGGCccagcggaagaaagagagcgaactATCCGCGGCAAAATGTACGTTTTCCCGAAAAATACAAGCGACGGCAAAGCTCACAAACGATCGAAGGAGTGTCTGCTCTGGGTGCCCGAAAAGCCGCGCatttcccctgtctctcacGGAGGTGGACATCCTCCACCTGGTTTCATTTAGCGATAAAGGGGGGAAGTGCACATGTGGCGGTTCCTGGTTTCATTTAGCGATGAAGACTGGATGTGCACATGTGGCGGTTCCTGGTTTCGTTTAGCGATAAAGGGGGGAAGTGCACATGTGGCGGTTCCTGGTTTCATTTAGCGATGAAGACTGGATGTGCACATGTGGCGGTTCCTGGTTTCATTTAGCGATAAAGGGGGGAAGTGCACATGTGGCGGATTGTGCGTTTCCGATATGTTTGCTCGGACTTGCGCAGCCGTTTTCCTGTAAGCGAAACATCGAGTTTGTttccggtctctctctctctcgtgtcagCGGCGCACTGGCAAGTCGTTTCTCAGTTGGAGCAGCGCATTCATGCCCTCGAGACAAATGTGGCAGCGGCCAAGGCAGCGGTCAAAGAAGTTGAACTCGTAAGCCCGAAACCGCTCAagttttctttctgttcccACACAAGGTCAATTTTCTCTCAACATTCGCACTAATATTTATATCTACATGTGTGTAGACGCATGCATAAAAccgcatgtatgcatatacatacacacatacatacacgcatatatatatatatatatgtatatatatgtatatatgtatgtatacatatatatgtatatatatatatatatatatatacacgtagGTGCGGTACTGCGGCCTGGGTACGTATGCAGGCTGGGGGCAGAGAGGTTGTGGACTCTGAGCCGCGAACTTCTCTATATCTTTCCAATTTCTTTCGCTGCCTGTCCACACTGTGTTTGTGGAGAAGTTGAAAACGTACTGtgtccgtttttctttccatctcgcctctccatcgCTCCTCTCTGGTTTCTCCTTTGGACCTCCTTTTGGCTCTGTCTTGCAGCTGGGCAACCGGCGCGTGCTGGAGCTCCGGAAGCTTGTCTCTGACTCCGAAGAGAAGAATTCGCTCTTGACAGCTAAAGtggagaaggccgaggcggagatGAGCGCTCTCCGAGCACAGACGGACAGGGGTCgggccgaggcagaagaagagcggaaaagacTTGACGAGCAGTTCTTCGACCTCCAGAAGTCTCTGCAGAAGGAacgggaagacagagacgaggctcAGCAGCAAGTCATGAAACTGACGGGCCAGCtggcggagaaggacgaggaactCGCGATCGAAAGAGCGGCCAAAGCTGAGGCGACTGAAAGAGTGAGCGAGAAaggatgcagagagagcggaaaacgTGACGGCGGAGCAATGGGCgcaaacaggagaaagagagcagaagaacgagaaaggagggagagagggacacagagaaacagagcgagaagagatggcaagagagaaagagcgggaaaagggaagaagagaacgcttggagggagagagggagcgaggcaGGAACGAAGACCGCGtctttctgcgccttcttccaaATGAGGAAACCCGCATATgcttcgtccttttttcATCGGTCGTGTTCTTGGTTCTCGCGGCTTCCTTTTTTATAGCTCGAAAAAGATTTCGCTTTTCAACGGGAGACGCTCGAGAGCGTCATCAGCGGTCTGCAGAGGAACTTGCGCGAAGTGGCGGCGGCCAAGGAATCCGTGAGCATTGCCAGTCAAGGCCTCCGACATTTTTTGTAAAGGATTCGTTTGCGACGAGTATCCTCCGTCTCACTCCATCATTTTCTCCTGTGCACCTGTGGACGCCTAGGCGTGCGCGTTCTCGTCCAGaatatatgtgtatctatCTGTAGGCTCATATGAATATCTGAACTTGCAGAACTTACCTTTATGGAGATCTCGCTCCCTCAGTTGTGTGCACGCTTCTgtcgtgtctcttcctcgctctctttaACTTCCTGCCTCTGTCGTTTTCAGTTCTAGCTTCTGTCTCGaatttcccttttctgcggTCTCGCTTGTCCTCTCCAGGACATGGACGACCGTGCGTTGTACGCAGAAATGAAGGCAAAGTGCACGGTAAGGCAGAGAGCGCTGGAAGCCGCTCTCAGTCACCCCCGCAGCTGGACggcgatgcatgcgtttttaggagacaggaaagcagaCTGTCTTCCGGCGGGCCAGGCCTCGGTCCATTCTGTGCCTCGAGCAACACCCGTTGGAGACGCAGGTGCCGACTTCAGCAGTGTCCCTTTTGTGAGTCTTTCCGAGCACGACGGTTCCGCCGCAtgaagagacacagcctAGCGGTGCGTGACGAGCGTTAGGCAGTGTTTCTTCTGCGCAATTGTGTGGTCTCCAGAAGTACGCAGAGCAAGTGCAGGCGCTACAGAAGGAGGTCGTGGAAGCCGCGCGTCAACAGGAAGCTCTCGagcagcagcgacagcaggTGGACcagcagaagagacaagagcggGAGTTGGAGGAAACCACGCGGGCTCTGCGAGAGACCGAACTGGTGAAGGAACAGCGAGAACGCGATCTACAAGAATGGGAAAAACTGGCTGCCTGTAGGTCGCGTCAGAGTTGCCTTTTTGAGCCGATGCCCGCAGCCTTAAAAGAAACTGGTGTCGCGGGGCAACGCGAACTGAAGCCGGCTTTGGGTTCCCTGACTgctctgcgctgtctctgttttgcgCAGCTTTTGTGTTGGATGAACCCCCGAGTCGAGAGGCGTTTCGACGGTACCTGCTTCTCCTCGTGAATGCGCTCCAAGCTCTCCAGTTTGAGAAAACGACGGCGAACGCCCAGATCGAAAGCCTGCAGCAGAGGCTGAAGGAGACTGAGGAGACGCTcaaggcgaggcaggagacggagaagctgCTGGAGGCGAAACTCGTGCAGGCCGAGCAGCGATCGACGCACTTGGCACGCGAAGCTTCAGAGGCCAAACAACAAACCGAGATCCTAAAGGTACAAAAgaccgtcgcctctcgcctaTACCACCTCGGAAATGCTGCTCTACCGTTTTCATCTATAAACAATGATGCATACATCCATGCACCtttccatatatatgtatatatatatatgtatatatgtatatgtatatgtacgtgtacatgtatacataaaTGCATGTGTATTTAGATATGCGTACATGCCTAAAAGTACATGTTTACGTTATGGGTATGCAGGCGTGAGACCGCGACCCGCGGGTGTAGAGACCTGCGAGCGTGTATGGGAGTAGGCTGCGAGAGGGAACCGGCAGATTTGGCGGTGGACGGCATGGGGGGTTCtggatgcatgtgtgtgcgtgtgtgtgcccCGACCGTGCTCACGCAGTGTCTGTCCAATCGggtgaaggcgagaagcgcttccgcctctctttctggtccgcgcgtttcgtttttcggGATTCCGTGCGTGCGTCTCACGGGTATTTCCCACAGTTCGTGCATTCGTAATGAACCcctgttccttctttttctccgcgtccgtgcgtctctcgttAGATTCGCCTGGCAGGGGCGCTCAGCGCAACGAGCGAGGAAGTGACGCGCCTGCTGACTTCTGCGCGCGCGTcggacgaagcgaagaagagggacacgaaCCCTGCGCaggccggcgaggcgcccgACCAGCCAGAGGGACACACCGGAGACGCGGCCTCCCTGGAGACCAAGATCcgcgaactgcatgcacaggcagAGGCGTCCGAAAGAATCATTTCGCATCTCGAGAACGCGGTAATCTGTCCATCCGTGTCCCACCGGCACACAAAGAGAgatgcacacacatgcgtACATCTACGGATAGAGATGAatagagatgcagagagacagagagatagatatacGTATGTGGGGCAGATAACTCGAGGCAGGGAGTGAGAGAGGAATCCATGTATACCGGGACGTGCAAAGGTATAGGTGTGGCATGCGTGTCTGTACATTTTTTCATGTGTTCACCTGCgtcctgtgcatgcattgctCTTCTGTTTCGGATGCAGAAGGCGCGACTGGAGAGCGAATTCAAGGCGGCTCAGCAACTCGCTGAGGCCTCTGTTACGCtccagcgagaaaaagatgAGCTTGCGACCGTAAGAAAGGCGGTGCATTCACGTCGCCGATGTAGCGCGCCCATTTCTCGAGTTTCGTCACTTTTCCTCCACTCTTTTCTGCCGAGGTTTCCCGCGTGCGCTGCGAGGAACGCAGCACGGCTCTCTCGGACACGTAGGAACTGAAACTGACGTTTTGATTTTTCAGAGTTCCCGGATGTCTCACTTCTCTACGTTTCTCAGTCTGTCTTCGGCAGATAATTTCGCACTACGGATTGGACCCGCTTAGAtcgtgcatgtgtgtgaTTTTCCTTTTTTTATCTTGTAAAACCATTAGATGAACGTTAAGGCATGTGTGTGATTTTCCTTTTTTTATCTTGTGAAACCATTAGATGAACGTTAAGGTGTGTCCTGGATTATGCGCTTTCAACCTGCAGGCAAACAGCCAGTTGACTGCGGAGCTCCAGCGGGCTGCGGATCGCGTCTCCGAGCTCCACCGTCGCGCGGGTGAGACCAGTAGTCGACGGACAGGGttgaaaagacagagacttGTCGTTTTGCATCTTCAGGTGGCTGGGTATTTCcccgtgtcctctctcctcctgtctccagcGACTCCACGTTCCTCTCAGTTTCCCTTCCGTCGGGTCTGCCTTGCCCCatctgtctcgtttcctgtctgtcGCTCTCACGGCCCCCGTCGCCGGCCTTTCTGCGAGCTgactctcctgtctctttcgccgttCTCGTTTTTCAGAAGCCTCTCAGCGCGAAGCAACCGATTTGCGGGTGCAAGCGGGCAGAGAACGGAACTTGCAAGGCAATCTGCAACGCGCACGCGAGCGAATTGCCTCTCTCGAACTCCAGCTAGCTCGAGGCGCTCCAGACTCTCAGCAGCTCCAGAGACAAGTCGAGACGCTGACGGCAGAGGTCGCcggggcgaaagagagactcAAACTGCTCAAGGACAGCTACACAAAGCAAATTTCGTACGCGTCCAGGGGCTGATAGGGCCGGAGCTAAAGAGTAGAGGCGAGAACACATTGGCAGGTTTtccacatatacatatcttTACGTCCAAGCAGATGTCTAGAGGTATCTGCAAATGGGTTGTGTGCTAATCAAGTCATTTCGCGCTGGGCCTGTCAACTCGCGTTCGCGGAGGTATCGCCTTGTAGGTTGCAGGTGAATATCTAGGGCCATCTATCTGCCAGACCCATTCTCCTGCTCGGTCCTTCTCGCTATATTCGCATGCACAGATTTCGCGCAATAAGTTTGTGTGGAAGCATGCAGTCTCATGAATGAACCTGTACGTGCACACTGGACACCaccgtttcgtttctttcgtgGGACCACCGATCTGATGTGCACATCTGCCCCGTTCTGCGTACAGGGGCGTTCGCGACGCAATCTATCACACGCTGGGGTGGAGTATTTCGTACAGAGCGCGTaagtttccctttcttcttcttaGAAGAAAAGATAGATTGTGGCCGCTTCTCGTCGGCGCTCTGACTCGCAAAAGCACAGCCCGTGCTTTTCGACGTTCATGAGTCGGAGGAGCGCACGCGTCGCATCCCTGTATCTCGccatgtgtatacatatgcatgtggtGCCTAAAAGTGGACATCGCGAAAAGAGGCCTGCATGTGAACGCATGCCTAAGTTGGTATATTGTGTAGAGTGGCGTCTGCGGCCTGGGGGTGCTTGTTGTCTTGTCAGCTACAGGAAGTCAAGAGGAATCTGTGACGCTGCAAAGCTTGTATTCCACACACGACGGCCTTGTCGTTTTTACGCGCGGAAACGCCGCTGGCGGAGAGGCCTCCGAGAGCTCCGCCGACGAAAGTGGGGGCCCCGCGAGCcgcaaaagaagaagaggctcgaCAGACAGCGCGCAGAGTGTGGGGCGCGAGGGTGAGACgagggacgaagaaaaagagaggggacagtCCGGAGCGGGGAAGGGGATccccgaaggcgccgccgctggCCCTCCTGCCCCAGAAAACCCACAGCGCGACaagtttctctcgcgtttcgccaaAGAGAGATTCCGCGTTAGCTTTCTCAACGCCTATGCCACGAAATACGAAAAAGACGACCAATTTGTAAGTTCCAGCAACGGAAGCGAAACGGGAATATACGAAATGCTGTCCTATGGGGTGCCTCAGACAGACACTGCAGCAGTAGGTGAACGTTTTTATACAAAACGTTTTCAGTGGAAACATCCAGTGCCGCGAACTTGCCATGCCCTTctgagagagcggaagacaTATAGTCATTATCGCTGTCGATCCGTCTATTGCTccgtatgtatatgcacgtaTGTGTATCTCCGTAAATATTCAGCGGTTTACTTTGACGCAGAGCCTAAGCGTAGATGCAAATAAAAAACGTATATGAAAAGCTACCCTGCAGGTACACATGTACCGCGTTCAGAGTCGCATTCCATGCATGATAACCATCTATACGTACTTATTCCAAGACACTACTTGGTCAGTAGCGTGGCCGAGACGGTGACCGGAGGCATCAGGGACAGTGAGCCTGTGCTGCCTGCTTTCCGTCACACCTGTTTTAGAGTGTCCAGGACAATTTTATGTAGCGAGCGTGGTACCGCATCCCAAGGCGGTCAACTGCTCCGAcattctcgttttcctctctcttttgtcttgCATGTGGCTGCAGAGAGCACGGTGTGCGAGTCTTGCGTGGCCAGCCTTCACAGCCATGCTCTGTCTCGACGAGCTCCAAGCCATTCGAGCTCAGTTTGGGAGTCGCATTCCGAAAAATGTCCACGGCATGTTGCTTCCCATGCCGTAAGGCTGTGGcaaaacgcggagaaaagggaacgcAGCCGGCACATGTCTACTTCTGTGTGTCTACAACGACAGGTAGAAACATGAAGACACCAGAAGCATTTTTTAAAAACTAAACTTCGTTGTGAAGTTGCAAACTCCACGAAAAAAGTTTTCGGGACACGTTACTCGAAGGGCCTATGTGAGAGAGCGCCTTCCCCGAGAACAGGAGTACCAAGCGCGGAACTTGCCTTACTTTTGAATCGTCAAATGCATACAAGttagatatgtatatatacgcgCACATTCGTATGAGTAAGTGCAGAGCTGAAATACCTTATACACCGATTTCACCCTTCGGTTTGACAGTGGAATTCAACTTGAAGCCAGCCTTCACGTCCTGCTTCCCCCGCGTAGGACAGAGAGCTTCACTGGGGGAGACAAGACAAATCGAACACCCAAATTCACGTGCGTCGGGTAGACTTTGTGTACAGGTTTTCTCGAGCCCTTTTTTAGCTGTAGCACAATAGCGCAAGCGTTGACAGCGAACACCGTTCGGGACCCCGCTTCCAGCGCGTGAGAGGTTTTCTTaagcacagaaaaaaacttTTCACGCGAATGACGATATTCCGCAGCCCTCCTGCCCTTCTTCTTACCTGGAAAGGAAGCACTGAGATGTAGCACGTTGAATTTTAGTGTGTACTGCCAACAAACCGTTCCCATTTCCACCGAGCGAAAAACAGTTGCCACCCAGGGATAGGCTTCGTCGAGCAACGTTAATACGTCTTAATCTGAGACCGCCCGAGGCGAGCTTCTAGAGAGCCATGTTCGGTTCCCGTTCAGTGAGGCGCTCGCATGGCGTCAGACGGTGGGCAGAGCCGCCCGTTAGGAGTTAGTGTTGAGGTGAGGGATCCGATGCCTTGGAGCGCGCCGTTTGCCTTTCCAAGTCATGACTGCACATGACCATTTACCCGGCCGCCTTACCAGCCTTCAAAGCAAAGAGTATTGAGCGCTCCGTAATGCGTGTCGGCAAGACCAGCGACTCTTGCTAGACATGTGTTGATtgaacagaggaaagaaaacggtgTTTGCCTCAGCGGTCGACAGGGCATGAGCAAAAACAAGTCGCAATATAAACGGCCGCACAGAAAATCCgtgtctttcgtctcgcgtgCTTCGAGACGCAGGCGTGAACTGTCGAGACCGTCTGCAGAGCTTTATTGCCCGAGCGCTAGAGGACCACCGTGTGCCGTGGGAAGGGATGAGTTTTCCCAGTTTGAAAGAAAAGTAACTCGCCGTTGTGCGTCTGGAACAGGACTCAGACTCGCGCTGTTCGCTCGGATAGCTGCAAATCTTGCTGAGAACGGGGCGCACGTTTCGGCTTCGCTGGCGCTCGGGTCTTGTCTCCAAAAGTCTGCAGCACGAAATTGCTGGAGACTACAAACACATGCTGTGGCTTCGTATGCGTGTTATATATATGCCCAGCTTCCGCTGATGTTCCGTTCCTTGTTTCTTCATCTACTGCGAGCGGTACGAACTAATTCCTCCCACTCCGAAACAGCACAGAT from Neospora caninum Liverpool complete genome, chromosome XI encodes:
- a CDS encoding putative myosin heavy chain, whose amino-acid sequence is MMDAAEGSPGLGRAAGFAAVRLRQQRRQMELLTEMTKNLCEETKKANAQPVAAPSAPELLRLRCENEELRMAQRKKESELSAAKSAHWQVVSQLEQRIHALETNVAAAKAAVKEVELLGNRRVLELRKLVSDSEEKNSLLTAKVEKAEAEMSALRAQTDRGRAEAEEERKRLDEQFFDLQKSLQKEREDRDEAQQQVMKLTGQLAEKDEELAIERAAKAEATERLEKDFAFQRETLESVISGLQRNLREVAAAKESDMDDRALYAEMKAKCTKYAEQVQALQKEVVEAARQQEALEQQRQQVDQQKRQERELEETTRALRETELVKEQRERDLQEWEKLAASFVLDEPPSREAFRRYLLLLVNALQALQFEKTTANAQIESLQQRLKETEETLKARQETEKLLEAKLVQAEQRSTHLAREASEAKQQTEILKIRLAGALSATSEEVTRLLTSARASDEAKKRDTNPAQAGEAPDQPEGHTGDAASLETKIRELHAQAEASERIISHLENAKARLESEFKAAQQLAEASVTLQREKDELATANSQLTAELQRAADRVSELHRRAEASQREATDLRVQAGRERNLQGNLQRARERIASLELQLARGAPDSQQLQRQVETLTAEVAGAKERLKLLKDSYTKQISGVRDAIYHTLGWSISYRAPTGSQEESVTLQSLYSTHDGLVVFTRGNAAGGEASESSADESGGPASRKRRRGSTDSAQSVGREGETRDEEKERGQSGAGKGIPEGAAAGPPAPENPQRDKFLSRFAKERFRVSFLNAYATKYEKDDQFRARCASLAWPAFTAMLCLDELQAIRAQFGSRIPKNVHGMLLPMP